From Novipirellula artificiosorum, the proteins below share one genomic window:
- a CDS encoding restriction endonuclease subunit S yields the protein MNVIKRPISEVVDVNPRIPTEIASDIKRKVDFVPMAQLSEQGDVTPNGSRHLGDVMKGYTYFENGDVIVAKITPCMENGKAAFVDNLPHQIGFGSTEFHVLRPSDSVDGRYLFYMVWNSKFRNEAEGNMTGSAGQKRVPKAFFDRFVIPLPPLSEQKRIADILDKADAIRRKRRDAISQAETILRSAYSQIFGDPVANPQNWPVEDLGSIADIVTGYAFKSAEYVDKGVRLCRGANVMPDTISWADVRYWRPEDKSVDTKLHLAEGDVVLAMDRPWISSGIKVAQVTQADLPTYLVQRVTRLRGDDSVSNAFLYQTIRHPAFTAHCGGLKTETTIPHISSADIKSFQVPVAPKELHGRFETLAQKTQADVKKLTVAAEEADDLFHSLVQCAFKGQL from the coding sequence ATGAATGTGATTAAAAGACCAATCTCTGAAGTTGTGGATGTCAACCCACGCATTCCAACGGAAATCGCCAGCGATATAAAACGCAAGGTTGATTTCGTACCAATGGCACAATTATCCGAGCAGGGGGACGTGACGCCGAACGGGAGTCGTCACCTCGGCGACGTGATGAAGGGTTATACATATTTCGAGAACGGAGATGTAATTGTTGCCAAGATCACGCCATGTATGGAGAACGGGAAGGCAGCATTCGTTGACAATCTGCCTCATCAGATAGGCTTCGGCTCAACTGAATTTCATGTGCTTCGACCCAGTGATTCCGTTGACGGACGGTATCTCTTCTACATGGTTTGGAATTCCAAATTCCGAAACGAAGCCGAAGGAAACATGACGGGATCAGCGGGACAAAAGCGTGTTCCAAAGGCATTCTTCGATCGTTTTGTGATCCCGCTACCGCCGCTGTCGGAACAGAAGCGGATCGCCGACATCCTCGACAAAGCCGACGCCATCCGCCGCAAACGGCGTGATGCAATTTCGCAGGCAGAAACGATCCTCCGGTCTGCCTATTCGCAGATCTTCGGTGATCCAGTTGCCAATCCGCAAAACTGGCCGGTGGAAGATCTGGGCAGTATCGCTGACATCGTTACTGGTTACGCCTTCAAGAGTGCTGAATATGTAGACAAGGGCGTAAGGCTTTGTCGCGGTGCCAACGTAATGCCCGACACGATAAGCTGGGCAGACGTTCGGTACTGGCGACCGGAAGACAAGTCTGTTGATACAAAACTGCATTTAGCTGAAGGGGATGTCGTACTGGCTATGGATCGTCCTTGGATATCAAGTGGAATCAAGGTTGCACAAGTTACACAGGCAGACCTTCCTACGTATCTGGTGCAGCGTGTGACACGGTTGCGCGGCGACGACTCAGTGTCAAATGCCTTCCTCTACCAAACTATCCGCCACCCAGCATTCACCGCCCATTGTGGCGGTCTCAAAACCGAAACTACCATCCCACATATTTCATCGGCAGATATAAAGTCATTTCAAGTGCCGGTTGCCCCGAAAGAGCTTCACGGGCGATTCGAGACTCTCGCTCAGAAAACGCAAGCCGATGTTAAGAAACTGACAGTTGCTGCAGAAGAAGCAGACGACCTGTTCCATTCCCTTGTTCAATGTGCCTTCAAGGGGCAACTTTAA